The sequence TTGAACCTGACTTACACTGTGATGAGTAAACGTAAGCTGCTGCAGCTGGTAAATGAGAAACATGTGAGTGGTTGGGATGACCCCCGTATGCCGACTATCAGTGGTCTGCGCAGAAGAGGTTTTACGCCTGCCAGTATCCGTGAGTTCTGCGAAAGGATCGGGGTACAGAAGCGTGAGAACGTTATTGACGTGAGTCTGCTGGAGTTCCTGGTTCGTGATGAGCTGAACAAAACTGCGAATCGTGTGATGGCGGTATTAGATCCTGTGAAACTGGTGATCACTGACTACCCGGATGATCAGGTAGAAGAAATGCCGGCGGATAACAATCCGGAAGATCCGGAATCTGGTTCCCGTAAATTGCCTTTCAGCAAGACCTTGTATATCGAAAGAGAAGACTTTATGGAGGAGCCTCCTAAGAAGTTCTTCCGTCTGGGACCTGGTCTGGTAGTGCGTTTAAAGAATGCTTATATCATCAAAGGCGAAAGCTTTGATAAGGATGAGAATGGCAATATTACGACTATCTATGCAACTCACTTCCCTGAGAGCAAGAGTGGTGGCGATAACAGTGGTATGACGGTGAAAGGTACCATTCACTGGGTGAGTGCAGCGCATGCAAAGACGGCAGAAGTAAGATTGTATGATCGTCTGTTCAATACACCGGATCCGGGTAATGAAGAGGGTGATTTCAAATCTTATATCAATCCGGATTCATTGACTGTGATTCCGAATGCTTTGATAGAACCGGGATTGGTGAATGCGAAGCCGGGTGATAAGTTGCAATTTTTGAGAAAGGGGTATTTTACAGTGGATACTGATAGTACTGCTGAGAAGATGGTTTTCAATAGAACGGTCACGTTGAAAGATACCTGGGCTAAAGAAACCAAGAAATAAGTAGCATATTTTGATCTTAAATAAAAACGAGGTTGTATCAAGCATACAACCTCGTTTTTTTTATAAGGCTATTTTATTCGTTAATAGCTTTCAGACCATTCATGATCCTTTGAATAGTTTCGTGCTTACCCAATGTGGCAGCGATATTGAATACAGGAGGACCAAACTTGCCACCCGTCAGCATAATACGGAAAGGCAATTGCAGTTCACCCATTTTAATATTCATAGAAGTCGCCAGTGTTTTGAAGCTTTCTTCCAGACTTGTCAGCGAGAAATCGGACAAAGTTTCCAGTATAGAAGCCCATTCCATAAAGAACTGTGTCTTATCTGCATTCCACTTAGGTTTCACCGCAGTAACATCCCAGCTTTCAGGCACCTCGAAGAAGAAGAAACCATGTTGCCAGATGTCGTTGACAAAGTCACAACGATCTTTTACCAGACCAGCGATGGTCGCTACGTATTCAGGTGATGCAGTGACGCCTTTTTCTTTCAATACAGGTGCAAACAGTGCAGCCAGTTTGTCATTATCAGCATTCAGCAGGTACTGGTGATTGAACCACTTTGCTTTTTCGTAATCGAATTTAGCACCTGACTTGCTGACGCGATCCAGGGAGAAACGGGCAATCAGTTCATCCATAGAGAAGATCTCCTGACCGGTACCATCATTCCAACCCAGCATAGCCAGCATGTTTACAAATGCTTCTGGCAGGAAACCATTTTCGCGGAAGCCCTTGGTCACCTCGCCGGTTTTAGGATCTGTCCAGTTCATAGCATACACAGGAAAACCGAGTCTGTCACCATCACGCTTAGACAATTTACCATTGCCATCAGGTTTCAGGATCAGCGGCAGGTGTGCCCATTGTGGCATCTGTGCTTCCCAGCCCAGGTATTTCCACAGCAAGAGGTGAACGGGTGCGGAAGGCAGCCATTCTTCGCCACGGAAAGCGTGGGTGATCTTCATGAGATAGTCATCTACTACTACAGCGAGGTGGTAAGTAGGCATGCCATCGGCTTTCAGCAATACTTTGTCATCGACAGTACTGGTATTAAACTGAACATGACCACGAATCAGGTCGGTAAAGCTCACTTCTTCGTTATCCGGCATTTTGATGCGGATCACGTGGCGGGTGCCATTTTTCAGCAGTTCTGCTGTTTCGGCTTCAGACAAAGAAATGGAGTTCTTCATCTGCGCGCGGGCAGCATGATTATATTGTGGCGATGGATTCTCTTCGGTTTTGAGACGGGTGCGCATCTCTTCCAACTCTTCTGGCGTGTCAAAAGCATAGTAAGCATAACCGGCTTTCACCAGTTGTTCCGCGTACTCACGGTACATGGGCTTACGTTCGCTCTGGCGGTAAGGGGCATAAGGGCCACCAACCAGCGGGCTTTCATCAGCAATCAGGCCACACCATTTCAGGCATTCCATGATATATTCCTCTGCACCGGGAACATAACGGGTCTGGTCAGTGTCTTCAATACGGAGCACAAATTCACCATTGTGCTGTTTTGCAAATAAGTAATTGAATAAGACCGTGCGTACACCACCCAGGTGTAATCCGCCGGTAGGACTGGGCGCAAATCGTACCCGAACTTTCTGTTGTTGCATGGAGCAAAGGTAAATGGAAATACGAAATACGCTTCATTTTGTACTACCTTTAAAATTAAATCCGAACCCATCCATGTTTTATCTGACCAAGACGCCGGCTATCCTGAAAGCCATCTATAAGAGTTGCACCTGGAGCCTATCTCCTGCACGGCCAGTGGTATACCTGACATTTGATGATGGTCCGCATCCGACTGCGACTCCTTTTATACTGGATTTGTTGAAGAAATACAATGCGAAAGGCACGTTCTTTTGTATTGGGAAGAATGTGGTGGAGTATCCGGAAATTTATCAGCGGATATTGGAGGAGGGGCATACGACGGGGAATCATACCCATAATCATGTGAATGGGTGGAAAACGGGGACAGATAAGTATGTGGAGAATGTGATGGAGGCGCGGAAGTTTATCAATTCTACTTTATTCAGACCACCTTATGGGCGGATTACGCCATTTCAGATAAAGCAGATTAAAAATTTGATACCGGGGGCACAGATCGTGATGTGGGATGTATTGAGTGCGGATTTTGACACGGAGATAAATGGAGAGGCGTGTGTGCAGAATGTGGTGTTTAAGTCAAAACCGGGGTCGATAATAGTGTTTCATGATAGTACGAAGGCATGGGAGCGGTTGGAGTATGCATTGCCGAGGGTGATGGAGTATTTTAAGAAGAAGGGGATGGAGATGGAGGCGGTGCCGGTTTAGTGGGTATACTTGCTGATGGAGTATTTTTAAGAGAATGGTTTGTTTAATTGTTTGCAAAAGGCAATCCTTGTTTATATAGAAATCAATCCTTGTTTAACGGGCATAAAAAACCCAGGTTCCATTCGCGCTTTCGGGCAATTAGAAACCTGGGCAATGATTTATTATTTAGGTAATGCGATAGTTTTTACCTTATCACCTACAGAGATCGTTACTGAGTCATCGCATACACCGTTACCATAATCTACGGTAGCAGTCAGTGAGTTGTAAGACACGGTTGCTTTACCTTTGCCGATATAAGCACAGCTCAGTTTTCTTTCCAGATAAGTAGAATCTGCTACAGTGATGTATGCAGCATTACCTGTTGCGTATACCAGGGAATCAGTACCTACATAATTGAAGATATCGTCAGACACACTACCCAGGGTAGCAGTGCCGGAGGTTTGAGTATAAGTACCGCTACCGCCGAAGCCTACAGTAGTAGAATCCAGCACGACAGAACCACCGGAGATTACAGACAGGTATTTGTATACGCTGTTAGAGCTGGTGTTAGTGATTGTCTGTGTACCGGTTACGCTTTTACCATTTACAGTATAAGTGAGTGGTTTTACAGTGATAGTAGAACCGGTGTAGTAGAAGTAACCCGTCATAGTGATCTGGATGTTACCAACGCGTACACGGCCGTCAGCGTCAGCACAACCAGTACCAAAGCTTACTAATATTGTTTTAGGCCAGCTGTCAGTCTGCACATTATCGACAGTGTAGCTATAGCAGGCACCTAATTTAGAAGTCATTTCAGTAGTAGGAGAAGCTTTACGACCAGTTTGAGTATATCCGGCATCCTGACATACTTCCTGGGCGATTACGAAGAGATCATCGAAATAGCTGGTTGCAACAGCCTGGTCTCCGGCAGCGGTGATAGTCAGGTTATCGCTTGTGTTCGTCTTGGTCACATCAGTCGTACTCTTGGAACAGGCGTAAAACAAGGTGGCAGTCAATAAAAGGCCCACAACACCTGCAAGGATACGGTTAAAGCAAAAGTAGCTTCTCATAGGATAAGTATAAAATTTTTAATGAGGTTTTGCGGCCGTACTTTTGTACGGGAGATCGCTGATATATTTATTAAATACAAATATAATATTTTCAGTCATCTTTCGGAAAAAATTAATATTTCAGATAAAATGCAATGGATTGATACACATGCCCATTTGTATGGGGAAGATTTTTCGGATGATAGAACGGCGACGATAGAGCGGGCCATAAAGGAGGGGGTATATCAGTTGATTTTGCCAAATATTGACAGTCAGTCGATTGAGGGAATGCTGGCATTAGAGCAACAGTTTCCGGGGGTATGTATTCCTATGATGGGGGTTCATCCCTGTTATGTGAATGACAATGTGGATACGGAATTGGCGGCAGTGGAGGGTTGGCTGGAGAAGCGACCTTTTAAAGCGATCGGGGAGATTGGACTGGATTTTTACTGGGACAAGACGTTTACAGCACAGCAGTATAAAGCTTTTAGGCGACAACTGGACCTTGCACGCCAGTATGGTATTCCGGTGGCGATACATAGCCGTGAGAGCACGCGGGAGTGTATAGATGAGGTCCGTGCATTGCAGGATGGCCGTTTAAGTGGGGTATTCCATTGTTTTGGCGGTACAGTAGAGGAGGCGCGTGAAATTATTGATCTCGGGTTTTATTTAGGCATTGGTGGTGTGGTGACTTTTAAGAAGTCAGGATTGGATGTAACGCTGGGGGAGATTGGGATGGAACACATTGTATTAGAGACAGATGCACCTTATCTGGCACCGGTTCCATATAGGGGGAAAAGGAATGAAAGTTCCTACATTCCATTGATCGGTCAAAAAATTGCAGATATAAAAAATCTAAAAATAGATGATGTGGCTGCAATAACTACAAGCAATGCGTTGAAATTATTCAAAACTAACTAACTGATTACGCGGTAAATTTGCAGGCATTTTTGATACAGCAGCTGCAATGAGTAAAATCCTTATAATTTACACGGGTGGAACAGTGGGAATGATCTTCGATGAAAAGACAAAGGCTTTGCGGCCAATTGGCTTTAACGAGATACGGAACAACTTACCCGAACTATACCGCATGGGCATAGACTTTTATGTGTATGCTTTTAATCCTCCTATTGATTCTTCTGATATGCAGCCGGAAATATGGGTAGAACTGGCTTCGATCATTGAGGACAGGTACGACAGGTATGATGGTTTTGTGATCCTGCATGGGTCCGATACGATGTCGTTTACAGCATCGGCGTTGAGTTTTATGTTGGAGAACCTGGCGAAGCCGGTGATATTGACAGGGTCTCAGTTGCCGATTGGAAAGATCCGGACAGATGCGAAGGAGAATATCATCACTGCTATGGAAATCGCT is a genomic window of Chitinophaga sp. LS1 containing:
- a CDS encoding glutamine--tRNA ligase/YqeY domain fusion protein, giving the protein MSEERSLNFLEQIIEEDIANGVNDGRVLTRFPPEPNGYLHIGHAKSICLNFGLAKKYNGQTNLRFDDTNPVTEDTEYVESIKADIQWLGFQWAQELYASDYFDQIYNFAVQLIKKGLAYVDDSTPEEIAASKGTPTQIGTPTPYRSRSIDENLDLFERMKNGEFKDGEKVLRAKIDTEQFEEGSPERSNMHMRDPLMYRIKHAHHHRTGDKWCIYPMYDFAHGQSDSIEGITHSVCTLEFIPHRALYNWFIAQLGIFPSHQYEFARLNLTYTVMSKRKLLQLVNEKHVSGWDDPRMPTISGLRRRGFTPASIREFCERIGVQKRENVIDVSLLEFLVRDELNKTANRVMAVLDPVKLVITDYPDDQVEEMPADNNPEDPESGSRKLPFSKTLYIEREDFMEEPPKKFFRLGPGLVVRLKNAYIIKGESFDKDENGNITTIYATHFPESKSGGDNSGMTVKGTIHWVSAAHAKTAEVRLYDRLFNTPDPGNEEGDFKSYINPDSLTVIPNALIEPGLVNAKPGDKLQFLRKGYFTVDTDSTAEKMVFNRTVTLKDTWAKETKK
- the gltX gene encoding glutamate--tRNA ligase is translated as MQQQKVRVRFAPSPTGGLHLGGVRTVLFNYLFAKQHNGEFVLRIEDTDQTRYVPGAEEYIMECLKWCGLIADESPLVGGPYAPYRQSERKPMYREYAEQLVKAGYAYYAFDTPEELEEMRTRLKTEENPSPQYNHAARAQMKNSISLSEAETAELLKNGTRHVIRIKMPDNEEVSFTDLIRGHVQFNTSTVDDKVLLKADGMPTYHLAVVVDDYLMKITHAFRGEEWLPSAPVHLLLWKYLGWEAQMPQWAHLPLILKPDGNGKLSKRDGDRLGFPVYAMNWTDPKTGEVTKGFRENGFLPEAFVNMLAMLGWNDGTGQEIFSMDELIARFSLDRVSKSGAKFDYEKAKWFNHQYLLNADNDKLAALFAPVLKEKGVTASPEYVATIAGLVKDRCDFVNDIWQHGFFFFEVPESWDVTAVKPKWNADKTQFFMEWASILETLSDFSLTSLEESFKTLATSMNIKMGELQLPFRIMLTGGKFGPPVFNIAATLGKHETIQRIMNGLKAINE
- a CDS encoding polysaccharide deacetylase family protein, which produces MFYLTKTPAILKAIYKSCTWSLSPARPVVYLTFDDGPHPTATPFILDLLKKYNAKGTFFCIGKNVVEYPEIYQRILEEGHTTGNHTHNHVNGWKTGTDKYVENVMEARKFINSTLFRPPYGRITPFQIKQIKNLIPGAQIVMWDVLSADFDTEINGEACVQNVVFKSKPGSIIVFHDSTKAWERLEYALPRVMEYFKKKGMEMEAVPV
- a CDS encoding TatD family hydrolase codes for the protein MQWIDTHAHLYGEDFSDDRTATIERAIKEGVYQLILPNIDSQSIEGMLALEQQFPGVCIPMMGVHPCYVNDNVDTELAAVEGWLEKRPFKAIGEIGLDFYWDKTFTAQQYKAFRRQLDLARQYGIPVAIHSRESTRECIDEVRALQDGRLSGVFHCFGGTVEEAREIIDLGFYLGIGGVVTFKKSGLDVTLGEIGMEHIVLETDAPYLAPVPYRGKRNESSYIPLIGQKIADIKNLKIDDVAAITTSNALKLFKTN